The Anolis sagrei isolate rAnoSag1 chromosome 6, rAnoSag1.mat, whole genome shotgun sequence genome includes the window GTAGGACAGCTCCTAAATTGGATCAAATCCAACTTACCAATAACTCTAAAGACTCGATGCGCTTTTTCCAGGAGCATATCCAGCGATGCCTCGTCTGTGAACGGAGATTGAAAGGAGCTGCACAAACAATCTCAAGCGGAGTGACCacattattgttactattactattattatgtttattattatttggaacacaacaagatgagtccacagcagacaagatcactctgctggctgttgtattgaatcccacgtcggacacttcccaagtgactaggactgtgtgatgtattagcaaataatgtgtgcagatcccagtaaggtggccttttgcagctcacagatggtcattttgtcagtgccgattgtgtttaagtgcaggccaaggtcttgaggcactgcgcccattgtgccgatcaccactgggaccaccttgactgtcttgtgccagagtctttgcagttcgatctttaaatcctcatatcgtatcatcttttcctgttgtttctcttcaatcctgctctcacctgggattgcgacatcgacaaaccatattttgttttttaacatgatcatgaggtcaggagtcttgtgctccagaactctgtctgtctgaatccggaagtcccagaagagtttgacgtgttcattttgtgtaacttttccagcttgtgatcccaccaggcagatggtgtttgttgCACAGATTCCAATGAATCAGCACATATGGGCAGAGAGATAGATTTGAAAagtatttgtctgtctgtctatctatctatctatctatctatctatctatctatctatctatctatcaccttggtctctcttatctatctattACCTTTCACTCTCtcctatctttctgtctatctatctattggacaAGTCTGAAACAAGcagctatctatcatctatcatctattacctctctcttatctatcttatctattggTCAATCACCTTTCTTTCATctatatatctacctatctatcaccTTTCTCTTTGCTCTctagttgtctgtctgtctgtcaatcatctatctattacCTTAATCTCTCTTTATCTATCACCTTTGTTCTATCtactatttgtctgtctgtctgtctgtctgtctgtctctctctctctctctctctctctctatctatctatctatcacctctcctatctatctgtcatctatctatctgtctatcatctatctattaccTTGATCTCTCTTTATCCATTACCTTTCACTCTATCTACTgtctatctgtatgtatgtatgtatgtatgtctatctatctatctatctatctatctatctatctatctatctatcagttttcactctcatctatctatcatctatctatctatctatctatctgtctgtctgtctgtctgtctatctatctatctatctatctatcacctttctctctctcctatctaactacctacctacctatcacttttcactctcatctatctatctatctatctatctatctatctatctatctatcatcactTTTCACTCTCATCTATCACCtttctctcctatctatctatctatctatctatctatctatctatctaatctatcacttttcactctcatctatctatctatcatcaccTTTCTCTTGCATGCATGCATCCATCCCTCCAGCTTaggggaggttggactggatgagtcttgtggtctctttcaactctatctatctatctatctatctatctatctttccttccttccttccttccttcattcattcattcattcattctcactCACTTTCATCTATTTTTCTATCAGTCTGCACGAATTCCACCGTACTGATGCACCCAAAATCAAGGGGCTTTGTTAACTAATCGTGCATCTGCATTGTcacattaatgcaatttgacacccccTTAACTGCAATGGCTTCATGCTATGAGTTCCTACAAGGCGAGTTGtggtttggcaaggcaccagtaAGACTataccttgtgaaactataatgGAACTAGaggaggcatgggccaactttggccttccctccagctgttttggacttcaactcgcacaattcctaacagccggtaggctgttaggaattgtgggagttgaagtccaaaacagctggagggaaggccaaagttggcccatgcctgggctagaacTTTTACGGCTTGGGACAACTTCCCACCTAAAGCGAAACCTTGGACGGCCTTCCATCCCCAGGGGTATTTGGTGCAGTTGGCCCGGGGGTATTGCTTCTGGAACTGGGCGCAGAGACGTACATAGCGGGCCCTCAGGTTCTTGAACTCTGCCCCACAATTCAGGCACCCCTCTGCCTGTTGGGGGACCCCAAAGTGGGCCAGGATTAGGAGCATTGGGGCCAGAATTTGCAAGAAGACCCCCACAGAGCCAGAGCCAGCCATGGGACATCATTAGAAGATGATGGGGACCACCTTTCCAGGATACAGTGTTCTAGATTCGTTCTAGAACATGcgtgcattcattcattcccggGTTCTAAGCAGTTGCCATGACAGACAAACAAGATTCTATTGAGGCGGGTGTGGACTTCCCTATCTGTTGACTTTCCATTGTGTTTATCGCAGagctatgtataaatacatatttttcctggcAATCGCTTCCATAAATATTTATACCTGCCTATGCGAAAAACAAGAACGGGAAAATATGATATAAGCAACGTGTCTTGACTTGTGCTTCTTTCGGTGGTTCAAGATGAAACACCTTCAGTCATTTTTTCCAACCATAAATATTCGTATACATTATATACATGTTGCAATACaggcatacatatatattatgtgtttctgcacatatataatatatgtatgtatgcatttttctGTATCTATCTCATGGTTTCAGTGTAGGACTACGATTGTGGAGATCTGGATTCGAATCccagctcagccatagaaacctattggatgacctttgatatttatttatagtgtcaggagggaatcaaaacagttgtattgcattaaaaaagcagacaaacaaacaaacaaaacacagaattggcatacttggcattctattaaatgtcctttgaccagtatctgtccccttggagtgcctctggtgttgccgcaagaaggtcctcccttgtgcatgtggcggggctcaggttgcattgcagcaggtggtcagtggtttgctcttctccacactcgcatgtcgaggattccactttgtggccccatttcttgaggttggctctgcatctcgtggtgccagagcgcagtctgttcagtgccttccaagttgcccagttttctgtgtgctcaggggggagtctttcatttagtatcagccattggttgaggttctaggtttgagcctgccacttttggactctcgcttgctggggtgttccagcgagtgtctctgtacatcttagaaaactattttttgattgaAGACATTGacatgttggctgatacccaaataggtcctttcactattggctgctacttcccagtggatgtcagttggtgcaataccggctagaccgtgtaatttctccagtggtgtagggcgcagacaccccgtgataatgcggcatatgtCATTGaaaaccacatccactgttttagcatggtgagatgtgttccacactgggcatgcatactcagcagcagagtagcatagcacaagggcagatgtcttcactgtgtctggttgtgatccccaggttgtgccagtcagctttcgtaggatattatttctagcgcctactttttgcttgatattcaggccgtgcttcttgtaggtcagagcatggtccaaagtgactcccagggatttgggtgtgcagcactgctccagtgggattccttcccaggtaatcctcagagctcaggatgcttgtctgttcttaaggtgaaaggcacatgtctgtgttttagatgaattagggaccagctggttttccctgtaataggcagtaagagcacctagagcttcggagagcttctgttcaaccatctcaaagctccctgcttgagcagtaatggcacgatcatcagcacagatgatgctattatgtgtttatgtgcatatataaatatatgtatgtatgcaagtTTCTGTATCTATCTCATGGTTTCAGTGtaggactatgattctggagatctggattcaatttccagctcagccatagaaacctattggatgacctttgatgagtcacactctctcagcctcacagaaaggcttgccaagaaaaccccactgTGAGTAAGTTGTAAATGCTGACTGAAACTAAACGAAGGAATGATTCATCCCAAAAATGAGACATAAAGCTATCAACTCTGTAATATTTACACCAAGCCTACAGCGAGTGAATCATCCAGGAgggagtgcctctgagcatgtgcagacttACCCACTTTGGCCATATAAAAATGATAAACGTAGAGCCAATTAACCAACTAATGCCACAGCTACAAGGCTGCTTCCAAGTCAGAGTTTAGTTAAGTTTccttcttctggactacagcacCCCAAAATCTTCCTACAGCCTGCCAGCAAGGccagggattatgggagttgtggtaCAAAAAGCTCTGTTTTAAATGGTA containing:
- the TMEM95 gene encoding sperm-egg fusion protein TMEM95, encoding MAGSGSVGVFLQILAPMLLILAHFGVPQQAEGCLNCGAEFKNLRARYVRLCAQFQKQYPRANCTKYPWGWKAVQGFALDEASLDMLLEKAHRVFRVIEINQSLIDFPKFWNWLHEIKLPEKSREALCPPTCQASTSIFNCSTCRRAEIPCWDSKTCYPQRKGLIRVVMIVGSISGSFFILGLVSCAVE